A region of Beijerinckia sp. 28-YEA-48 DNA encodes the following proteins:
- a CDS encoding RidA family protein, which produces MTETRNDVYPIGNKNPNLPFHPAVRAGDYIFVSGQVAKDADGNMVSGTIEEETAATIESIQRIIALEGASLADVVRATTYLEDTRDFGRYNKVFGQYFKDAILARTTIEARAVISTKIEIEVIVYKPIKDK; this is translated from the coding sequence ATGACTGAGACACGTAACGACGTCTATCCGATCGGCAATAAGAACCCGAACCTGCCCTTTCATCCCGCCGTGCGCGCCGGCGATTATATCTTCGTCTCCGGCCAGGTGGCGAAGGATGCCGACGGCAACATGGTCTCCGGCACGATCGAGGAAGAGACCGCCGCGACGATCGAATCCATCCAGCGCATCATCGCACTCGAAGGTGCGAGCCTCGCCGACGTAGTGCGCGCCACCACCTATCTCGAGGATACGCGCGACTTCGGCCGCTACAACAAAGTGTTCGGCCAATATTTCAAGGACGCCATCCTCGCCCGCACCACCATCGAGGCGCGCGCGGTGATCAGCACCAAGATCGAGATCGAAGTCATCGTCTACAAGCCGATCAAGGACAAGTGA
- a CDS encoding ABC transporter ATP-binding protein — translation MMLAETIATTPPVTPAQATAEAQIIGRHIAVDFDHSGRRQRVLQSVNIAIPRGSFVSLIGPSGCGKSTLLKVLAGLVMPTEGSVTVDGIAPEEAAKNRIIGLVFQEATLLPWKNAIENAAFLLMTADESIAKSEAFGRAEAMLKLVGLVGAEKKMPSQLSGGMKQRVAIARALALDPQVLLMDEPFGALDAITREEMSECLLDIWERTGKTIVLVTHSIDEAVFLSNEVHVMGTGPARIIETLPITVARPRGEDSYSEPAFKAAEKRLRGLLIESHRRTS, via the coding sequence ATGATGCTCGCCGAGACCATCGCTACCACCCCTCCCGTGACGCCTGCGCAGGCCACCGCCGAAGCGCAGATCATCGGGCGCCACATCGCCGTCGACTTCGACCATTCGGGTCGACGCCAACGCGTGCTGCAGAGCGTCAATATCGCCATTCCCCGTGGCAGTTTCGTCTCCCTGATCGGCCCGTCTGGCTGTGGCAAGAGCACGCTGCTGAAAGTTCTGGCCGGGCTCGTCATGCCCACCGAAGGATCGGTGACGGTTGACGGCATCGCGCCGGAAGAAGCGGCCAAGAACCGCATCATCGGCCTGGTTTTCCAGGAAGCGACTTTGCTGCCGTGGAAGAATGCCATCGAGAACGCCGCCTTTCTGTTGATGACGGCGGATGAATCCATCGCCAAATCGGAAGCTTTCGGCCGCGCTGAAGCGATGCTGAAACTTGTCGGCCTTGTCGGCGCCGAAAAGAAAATGCCTTCGCAGCTATCGGGCGGCATGAAGCAGCGCGTCGCCATCGCCCGCGCTCTAGCGCTCGATCCGCAAGTGCTGTTGATGGATGAGCCGTTCGGCGCGCTTGATGCCATCACCCGTGAAGAGATGAGCGAGTGCCTGCTCGACATCTGGGAGCGCACCGGCAAGACCATCGTGCTCGTCACCCATTCCATCGATGAAGCGGTCTTTCTCTCCAATGAAGTGCATGTGATGGGCACCGGCCCCGCCCGCATCATCGAGACCTTGCCGATCACCGTGGCGCGGCCACGCGGCGAGGACAGTTATTCGGAACCCGCGTTCAAGGCTGCCGAGAAGCGCCTGCGCGGCCTGTTGATCGAAAGCCACAGGAGGACGTCGTGA
- a CDS encoding ABC transporter permease, whose amino-acid sequence MTEAVQSGVSPARSEKVRKPLPDFIPAMALMIAALLLWELGVRLFQVPEFVVPAPSAVLRSLIESRYHLMMAAKVTAIEVLVGFILSAIVGIAVALIIARFERFGRALYPLIVLFQNVPKVALAPIFILWFGYDLAPKLLLIVVIAFFPVTIDMLAGLQSVESSFVSLMKSVGANQNKIMMRVRIPHALPHLFAGLKVAITFSVIGAIVGEFAGANAGLGYVIQFASTQLDTPLVFSALFVISVLGLAFYYVVELAERILVPWAPKYDTRQRSH is encoded by the coding sequence GTGACGGAAGCGGTGCAGAGCGGCGTGTCTCCCGCCCGATCCGAAAAGGTGCGCAAGCCGCTGCCGGATTTCATCCCGGCGATGGCGCTGATGATCGCCGCGCTGCTGCTATGGGAATTGGGCGTGCGCCTGTTCCAGGTGCCGGAATTCGTCGTGCCGGCGCCAAGCGCCGTGCTGCGCTCGCTGATCGAGAGCCGCTATCACCTGATGATGGCGGCGAAGGTGACGGCGATCGAAGTGCTCGTCGGCTTCATTCTCTCGGCGATTGTCGGCATCGCCGTAGCGCTGATCATCGCCCGGTTCGAACGGTTTGGCCGAGCACTCTATCCATTGATCGTCCTGTTCCAGAACGTGCCGAAGGTGGCGCTGGCACCGATCTTCATCCTCTGGTTTGGCTACGACCTGGCGCCGAAACTGCTGCTGATCGTCGTCATCGCCTTTTTCCCCGTGACCATCGACATGCTGGCTGGCTTGCAGTCGGTTGAATCGTCCTTCGTCTCGCTGATGAAGTCGGTTGGCGCCAATCAGAACAAGATCATGATGCGGGTGCGCATTCCCCATGCCCTGCCGCATCTGTTTGCCGGCCTGAAAGTGGCCATCACCTTTAGCGTCATCGGCGCTATCGTCGGCGAGTTCGCCGGCGCCAACGCGGGCCTCGGCTATGTGATCCAGTTCGCCTCGACGCAATTGGACACGCCGCTGGTCTTCTCCGCCCTGTTCGTCATCTCGGTGCTCGGCCTTGCCTTCTACTACGTGGTGGAACTGGCCGAACGGATCCTCGTGCCGTGGGCGCCGAAATACGACACGAGGCAACGTTCTCACTGA
- a CDS encoding ABC transporter substrate-binding protein, which yields MRRLAFAALLVVTGSAAEAADKVSVQLDYVVRGNHAMFFVAQEKGYYAKNGIEVTAIQKGTGSPNAMRLVGNGNAEFGFGDLPTLAVSRSQNVPVVALAAVNQHSPLAMLSLSSKNKLTKPSDLKGLNIGVQPSGSTYVFLKAFLAVNGMSLNDIKQSTVTPPYENYLLLGRVDAVPGYIDAEVPELEAKAGGPGSLSIMQGSDFGYKVYGSGLFTTEKMIAEKSDVVQRFVNAYMQAFADVANNPSEAADIIIKANPEYASRKTVLVQQIEADVGHSFFSDDTKANGLGWMTEAVWASTIKTLVDQEVMKQSIPAASAFNDKYLKGANPLKR from the coding sequence ATGAGAAGATTAGCGTTCGCCGCCCTCCTCGTTGTCACCGGCTCGGCCGCTGAGGCTGCCGACAAGGTCAGCGTGCAGCTCGACTATGTGGTGCGTGGCAATCATGCGATGTTCTTTGTCGCTCAGGAAAAGGGTTACTACGCCAAGAACGGCATCGAGGTGACGGCGATCCAGAAGGGCACGGGCTCGCCCAACGCCATGCGGCTCGTCGGCAATGGCAATGCCGAATTCGGCTTCGGCGATCTGCCGACGCTGGCCGTGTCGCGCTCGCAGAACGTGCCGGTGGTGGCGCTCGCCGCCGTCAACCAGCACAGCCCACTCGCCATGCTGTCGCTGTCCAGCAAAAACAAGCTAACCAAGCCGTCGGATCTCAAGGGCCTCAACATCGGCGTGCAGCCGTCTGGCTCGACCTATGTGTTCCTCAAGGCCTTTCTCGCCGTCAATGGCATGTCGCTCAATGACATCAAGCAGAGCACGGTGACACCGCCCTACGAGAATTATCTGCTACTGGGCCGCGTCGATGCGGTGCCTGGCTATATCGACGCCGAAGTGCCGGAGCTGGAAGCCAAGGCCGGCGGCCCGGGCTCGTTGTCGATCATGCAGGGCTCGGATTTCGGCTATAAGGTCTATGGCTCGGGACTGTTCACCACCGAGAAGATGATCGCCGAAAAGAGCGATGTGGTACAGCGTTTCGTCAACGCCTATATGCAGGCCTTCGCCGACGTGGCGAACAACCCGTCCGAGGCCGCCGACATCATTATCAAGGCCAATCCGGAATATGCCAGCCGCAAAACCGTTCTAGTGCAGCAGATCGAAGCCGACGTGGGCCACAGCTTCTTCAGCGACGACACCAAGGCCAATGGTCTGGGCTGGATGACCGAGGCGGTCTGGGCCTCGACGATCAAGACCCTGGTCGATCAGGAAGTGATGAAGCAGTCGATCCCAGCCGCCTCCGCCTTCAACGACAAATATCTCAAAGGCGCCAATCCGCTGAAGCGGTAG
- a CDS encoding glutathione S-transferase family protein: MIRVLGRQTSGNVQKVLFFLEEVGVPYVREDYGRQFGNTNTDDYRALNPNMKVPTLVDGDVTAWESHTILRYLAALHKPEFTGATPAEKTQVERWMDWHLGSLNAPYLAVFRDAKKPEAERSADFAAQAADLVAQMKILDGALAGKDWLALGRLTLADFAMASVAKRCLEFPIEKPALPNLTRWMKAIEERPAFQVAIGSKPSTIAKAA; encoded by the coding sequence ATGATCCGTGTTCTTGGCCGGCAGACCTCCGGCAATGTGCAGAAAGTCCTGTTCTTCCTCGAAGAGGTGGGCGTGCCTTATGTGCGCGAGGATTACGGCCGTCAATTCGGCAATACCAACACCGACGATTATCGCGCGCTCAATCCCAACATGAAGGTACCGACGCTGGTCGACGGCGACGTCACCGCCTGGGAATCGCACACGATCCTGCGCTATCTCGCGGCTTTGCATAAGCCGGAATTCACCGGCGCGACGCCGGCCGAGAAAACCCAGGTCGAGCGTTGGATGGATTGGCATCTCGGTTCGCTGAACGCGCCTTATCTCGCCGTGTTCCGCGATGCCAAGAAGCCGGAAGCCGAACGTAGCGCCGATTTCGCCGCCCAAGCGGCCGATCTCGTCGCCCAGATGAAGATCCTAGACGGCGCCTTGGCTGGCAAGGACTGGCTGGCTCTTGGCCGCCTGACGCTCGCCGACTTCGCCATGGCCAGCGTCGCCAAGCGCTGCCTGGAATTCCCGATCGAGAAACCGGCACTGCCGAACCTGACGCGCTGGATGAAGGCCATCGAAGAACGCCCGGCCTTCCAGGTGGCCATCGGCAGCAAGCCGAGCACGATCGCCAAGGCGGCGTAA
- a CDS encoding choline dehydrogenase, with the protein MAGDQFDYVIIGAGSAGCTLANRLSADPHLKVLVLEAGGWDRHPFIKLPLGWGKVLRDRIYDWGYDGEPQQTMGGRRVECARGKVVGGSSSINAMAYVRGNRGDYDRWSSYGLDGWSYENVLPYFRKQENWEGGANAYRGAGGPLSTRKARYQDPLVEAYFAATAAAGYEQNEDYNGARQDGFSRMQMTIRNGWRESAATAYLHPVLRRPNLQIRVKAQVTRILFEGTRAVGVEYVQDGQLHQVCADSEVILSGGSINSPQTLQLSGIGDPELLAAHKIPVKAALPGVGRNLQDHAAALLIYGRGDTSPLLRNMRYDRVALGALQGYAFGTGFMSDLPGGITGFVKTDTAKALPDIQLLFIAGSLAANPYLPPFQKPFADSFACRIVLLRPESRGTVKIASADPLAHPKIDMGLLSTTNDWTVLRQGINLFRDLARRPELKDFVSREIGPDASVKDDAALEAYVRNTAVTAHHPAGTCKMGAASDEMAVVDGALRVRGVEGLRVVDASVFPDLVGGNINAPTIMIAERAADLILGRVPS; encoded by the coding sequence GTGGCCGGCGACCAGTTCGACTATGTGATCATCGGCGCTGGCTCTGCCGGCTGCACGCTCGCCAACCGCCTGTCGGCTGATCCTCATCTCAAGGTTCTCGTGCTCGAAGCCGGTGGCTGGGACAGGCATCCCTTCATCAAGCTTCCGCTCGGCTGGGGCAAGGTACTGCGCGACCGCATCTATGACTGGGGCTATGACGGCGAGCCGCAGCAGACGATGGGCGGACGCCGGGTCGAGTGTGCGCGTGGCAAAGTGGTCGGCGGCTCGTCCTCGATCAATGCCATGGCCTATGTGCGTGGCAATCGCGGCGACTATGATCGCTGGTCCTCTTATGGCCTCGATGGCTGGTCCTACGAGAACGTGCTGCCCTATTTCCGTAAGCAGGAGAATTGGGAAGGCGGCGCCAACGCCTATCGCGGCGCCGGCGGTCCTCTCTCAACACGCAAGGCGCGCTATCAGGACCCGCTGGTCGAAGCCTATTTCGCCGCAACCGCCGCGGCCGGCTACGAGCAGAACGAGGATTATAACGGCGCGCGCCAAGATGGCTTCTCGCGCATGCAGATGACCATCCGCAACGGCTGGCGCGAGAGCGCCGCCACCGCCTATCTGCATCCGGTTCTGCGCCGCCCCAATCTGCAGATCCGCGTCAAGGCACAGGTAACGCGTATTCTGTTCGAGGGCACGCGCGCCGTCGGCGTCGAATATGTGCAGGACGGCCAGCTGCATCAGGTGTGCGCCGACAGCGAGGTCATTCTGTCCGGCGGGTCGATCAATTCGCCGCAAACTTTGCAACTGTCCGGCATCGGCGATCCGGAACTGCTGGCCGCCCACAAGATACCCGTCAAGGCCGCCCTGCCCGGCGTCGGCCGCAATCTGCAGGATCACGCCGCCGCTTTACTCATTTACGGCCGTGGCGACACCAGCCCGCTTCTGCGCAACATGCGCTATGACCGTGTCGCGCTGGGCGCCCTGCAGGGCTATGCCTTCGGCACCGGCTTCATGAGCGATCTGCCGGGCGGCATCACCGGCTTCGTCAAGACCGACACGGCGAAAGCCCTGCCCGACATCCAGCTGCTGTTCATCGCCGGCTCTTTGGCAGCCAATCCCTACCTGCCGCCGTTCCAGAAACCTTTCGCCGACAGTTTCGCCTGCCGCATCGTGCTGCTGCGGCCGGAGAGCCGTGGCACGGTGAAGATCGCCTCCGCCGATCCGTTGGCGCACCCCAAGATCGACATGGGCCTGCTCTCCACCACCAACGACTGGACGGTGCTGCGCCAGGGCATCAACCTGTTCCGCGATCTGGCGCGCCGGCCCGAGCTGAAAGACTTCGTGTCGCGCGAGATCGGCCCCGACGCCAGCGTCAAGGACGATGCCGCCCTGGAAGCCTATGTCCGCAACACCGCCGTCACTGCGCATCATCCGGCTGGCACCTGCAAGATGGGAGCTGCCAGCGACGAGATGGCGGTGGTCGACGGCGCCCTGCGCGTGCGTGGTGTCGAGGGACTGCGCGTCGTCGATGCCTCGGTTTTCCCCGATCTTGTCGGCGGCAACATCAACGCGCCAACCATCATGATCGCCGAGCGCGCCGCCGATCTCATTCTCGGCCGCGTGCCGTCATAG
- a CDS encoding LysR family transcriptional regulator translates to MNNLAWMDRLRAMKTFVRVVKAGSFRNAAAELGASRAAVTKHIQDLEQSLGAELLRRTTRRLALTEVGESYFNLCTRLIADLDEAEASIRDSQTDPMGHLRLLVPRAFGAGSFAAFLAEFIRSHPGLEVTMLLSDSASHSFGGVDGDVDIAIRLWEIPADSAVVARRVGWMRWATCAAPAYIKEAGRPQSIEDLSSHNCLLHPRLAPDRIWRFTNGQSVKVSGRFSAASVQAIRQAAIAGVGIAQLPLYFVKADLESGLLEPLLAAYDIRQRPVYAVIPNARFAPRRVRTFLRFFSRWCDDQL, encoded by the coding sequence GTGAACAATCTTGCCTGGATGGATCGGTTGCGGGCGATGAAAACCTTCGTGCGTGTGGTGAAGGCCGGGAGCTTTCGCAACGCAGCTGCGGAACTTGGGGCGTCACGCGCTGCTGTGACCAAACATATTCAGGATCTGGAGCAGAGCCTCGGCGCCGAACTGCTGCGCCGAACCACACGGCGGCTGGCCCTCACGGAGGTTGGCGAAAGCTATTTCAATCTCTGTACGCGTCTGATTGCCGATCTCGACGAGGCTGAGGCCAGCATTCGCGATAGCCAGACCGACCCGATGGGGCATTTGCGCCTGCTGGTGCCGCGCGCGTTTGGAGCCGGAAGCTTCGCCGCTTTTCTGGCTGAGTTCATCCGATCGCACCCCGGCCTCGAGGTGACGATGCTGCTCAGCGATTCAGCTTCGCATTCTTTCGGCGGCGTCGATGGCGATGTCGATATCGCCATTCGGCTTTGGGAGATTCCGGCGGACTCGGCGGTGGTGGCGCGGCGGGTTGGCTGGATGCGCTGGGCGACGTGCGCCGCCCCGGCCTACATCAAGGAGGCCGGGCGTCCGCAAAGCATTGAGGACCTGTCGTCGCACAATTGCCTTTTGCATCCGCGTCTCGCGCCGGATCGAATTTGGCGCTTCACCAATGGCCAGTCCGTCAAAGTGTCCGGCCGCTTTTCGGCGGCCAGCGTCCAGGCGATCCGGCAGGCCGCGATTGCCGGCGTCGGGATCGCCCAGCTGCCGCTCTATTTTGTCAAGGCTGACCTGGAGAGTGGTCTGTTGGAGCCGCTTCTGGCCGCATATGATATTCGCCAGCGGCCGGTCTACGCCGTCATTCCCAATGCGCGCTTCGCGCCGCGTCGCGTACGCACGTTCCTGCGCTTCTTCAGCCGCTGGTGCGACGACCAGCTATGA
- a CDS encoding DUF1330 domain-containing protein codes for MPAYVIGEAEILHPERMQPYSIAVAKAVALHGGKYLARGSVPETLEGAGGHKFLLIEFPDRQTARNWFASPEYQAAKQLRLGNSNLRLLLIDG; via the coding sequence ATGCCGGCCTATGTCATTGGTGAAGCTGAAATTCTTCATCCTGAACGCATGCAGCCCTATAGTATCGCGGTGGCCAAGGCCGTGGCGCTGCACGGCGGCAAATATCTAGCCCGTGGCTCGGTTCCTGAAACACTGGAGGGAGCCGGCGGCCACAAATTCCTGCTCATCGAATTTCCCGACCGACAGACGGCGCGCAACTGGTTCGCTTCCCCAGAATATCAAGCCGCAAAGCAGCTTCGCTTGGGCAACTCGAACCTGCGGCTGCTGCTGATCGACGGCTAG
- a CDS encoding tripartite tricarboxylate transporter substrate-binding protein: MAHRPAYRLLAQLPALAALTAMTTLALPARAQPNFYANKQISVIISHAAGSPYDSFARLVIRYYGKHIPGNPTLVPQNMPGAVGMIALNTLYNRAPRDGTTIAQAGKSVVLEPLFGNELARFDPLKLNWIGSGQADVSLCFSRLDSPIKTIEDARRQQVLVGGTGPTGDSNFISHLVNQLLGTKLKPILGYPDTPNVALAMERGELDGGCGYTSTTLRAARPQWFDGKSINIFLQASLKRTTGFPDIPSLGELVTDKKDREALEVAISTDPLVRTFVAPPGVPAERVETLRSAFMATMKDADFIADATKAQFDITATSGAAVKALVEKLYASPQDAVQRIIEIRKIASNTSPGPTR; the protein is encoded by the coding sequence ATGGCGCATCGACCCGCATATCGCCTCCTGGCACAGCTCCCTGCTCTGGCTGCGCTCACTGCGATGACCACGTTGGCGCTGCCTGCACGCGCTCAGCCGAATTTCTACGCCAATAAGCAGATCAGCGTGATCATCTCCCACGCCGCCGGCTCGCCCTATGATTCCTTCGCGCGCCTGGTGATCCGATACTATGGCAAGCACATTCCCGGTAATCCGACGTTGGTGCCGCAAAACATGCCCGGCGCCGTCGGCATGATCGCGCTCAACACGCTCTACAATCGTGCGCCACGCGACGGCACCACAATCGCCCAAGCCGGCAAAAGCGTTGTTCTCGAGCCGCTCTTTGGCAATGAATTGGCGCGCTTCGATCCATTGAAACTGAACTGGATCGGCAGCGGCCAGGCCGACGTCAGCTTATGTTTCAGCCGCCTCGACAGTCCGATCAAGACGATTGAGGACGCACGGCGCCAACAGGTTCTGGTCGGCGGCACCGGACCGACCGGCGACAGCAATTTCATCTCGCATCTGGTCAATCAGCTGCTCGGCACCAAACTGAAGCCGATTCTCGGCTATCCCGACACCCCCAATGTCGCGCTCGCCATGGAGCGCGGCGAACTCGATGGCGGTTGCGGCTACACGTCGACCACACTGCGCGCCGCTCGGCCTCAATGGTTTGACGGCAAGTCCATCAATATTTTTCTGCAAGCCAGTCTGAAACGCACCACCGGCTTCCCCGACATCCCATCCCTGGGCGAACTCGTCACCGACAAGAAGGATCGCGAGGCGCTCGAGGTGGCGATCAGCACCGACCCGTTGGTGCGCACCTTCGTGGCGCCGCCCGGAGTTCCCGCCGAGCGGGTCGAAACCCTGCGCAGCGCCTTCATGGCCACGATGAAGGATGCCGATTTCATCGCCGATGCGACAAAGGCGCAATTCGACATCACCGCGACCAGCGGCGCGGCTGTGAAAGCCCTCGTCGAAAAGCTCTACGCCAGCCCGCAGGACGCGGTGCAAAGGATCATCGAAATTCGCAAGATCGCCAGCAACACGTCACCCGGTCCGACACGATAA
- a CDS encoding 2-oxoglutarate and iron-dependent oxygenase domain-containing protein, whose product MLPTVKPLDFSEVPVIDLGPIASGGDEARRAVATAIAEACARVGFFYVKNHGVANEDIAAIFKTAEDFHNLPLDAKMEVSVTKNNHFQGYLHGKTKGNDRNISENLQEAFQIKRPLAPDDPDLLAGTPLHGLIPWPSAMPDLQPRMMAYYEKVDALGRELVTLFEMSLDLPRKTFSRFFRKDMNSLRLLHYPPQAPDGPGDHLGARAHTDTNAFTILAQDANGGLEIRNKLGEWVAVPPIPGTFVVNVGEILKVWTDGVFSSTVHRVINRSGRERYSIPFFLYPTYDEVIYPIIRNPDPANVAPEDLPTSMPRDRHFIWGEFKARNSARIIPQKETAS is encoded by the coding sequence ATGCTCCCGACAGTGAAGCCGCTCGATTTCTCGGAAGTCCCCGTTATCGATCTTGGCCCGATCGCTTCCGGCGGCGATGAAGCGCGGCGCGCCGTCGCCACTGCCATTGCTGAAGCCTGCGCCCGGGTCGGGTTTTTCTACGTCAAGAACCACGGCGTCGCGAACGAAGATATCGCCGCCATTTTCAAAACCGCCGAAGATTTCCATAACCTGCCGCTGGACGCCAAGATGGAGGTCTCGGTCACCAAGAACAATCATTTCCAAGGCTATCTGCACGGCAAGACCAAGGGCAACGACCGCAATATTTCCGAGAACCTACAGGAAGCCTTTCAGATCAAACGCCCGCTGGCGCCCGACGATCCTGATCTTCTGGCGGGCACGCCGCTGCATGGCCTGATTCCTTGGCCCAGCGCCATGCCTGATCTGCAGCCGCGCATGATGGCCTATTATGAGAAAGTCGATGCGCTCGGCCGCGAACTGGTAACGCTGTTCGAGATGAGCCTCGATCTGCCGCGCAAGACCTTCAGCCGTTTCTTTCGCAAAGACATGAACTCACTGCGGCTTTTGCATTACCCGCCGCAAGCGCCCGATGGTCCAGGCGACCACCTTGGCGCGCGGGCTCATACCGACACGAATGCCTTCACCATCCTGGCGCAGGATGCCAATGGCGGACTGGAAATCCGCAACAAACTCGGCGAATGGGTAGCGGTGCCGCCTATTCCCGGCACCTTCGTCGTCAATGTCGGCGAAATCCTGAAAGTATGGACCGATGGCGTCTTTTCTTCGACCGTCCACCGCGTCATCAATCGCTCCGGCCGCGAACGCTACTCCATTCCTTTTTTCCTCTACCCCACCTACGACGAAGTGATCTATCCGATCATCCGCAATCCCGACCCCGCAAACGTCGCTCCGGAGGATTTGCCGACGTCGATGCCGCGCGATCGGCACTTCATTTGGGGAGAGTTCAAAGCCCGCAATTCAGCCCGCATCATTCCGCAAAAAGAAACGGCGAGTTGA
- the aceA gene encoding isocitrate lyase: MSSSYSPENRRDYTAAEVDRLSGSVRIEHTLAKLGAARLRKLLAERPFVRSLGAMTGNQALQQVKAGLEAIYLSGWQVAADANNAGQMYPDQSLYPSSSVPDVVKRINNALQRADQIARAEGDTSTYWYAPIVADAEAGFGGPLNAFELMKSMIEAGAAGVHFEDQLASEKKCGHLGGKVLVPTQTFIRTLNAARLAADVCGVDTIICARTDAHSATLITSDIDDYDHPFIDRSSRTGEGFYRLKQGNHHSVEHAIARGLAYAPYSDLVWWETSEPDLGEAREFAQEMHRQHPGRLLAYNCSPSFNWRAKLDAHAIEHYQEKIAELGYRFQFVTLAGFHALNLSMFDLAKGYAKRGMGAYSEMQEREFAAQANGFTAVRHQREVGTGYFDAVAMAISGGKSSTTAMAGSTETDQFKPATETRVAAE; the protein is encoded by the coding sequence ATGTCTTCCTCCTATAGCCCGGAAAACCGCCGCGATTACACCGCTGCCGAGGTTGACCGGCTCTCCGGTTCCGTCCGGATCGAACACACTTTGGCGAAGCTCGGCGCGGCGCGTTTGCGCAAGCTTTTGGCCGAACGCCCCTTCGTGCGTTCGCTTGGCGCGATGACCGGCAATCAGGCTTTGCAACAGGTCAAGGCTGGCCTCGAGGCGATTTATCTCTCCGGCTGGCAGGTCGCGGCCGATGCCAACAATGCCGGCCAGATGTATCCGGACCAGTCGCTCTATCCGTCTTCCTCGGTGCCGGACGTCGTCAAGCGCATCAACAATGCTCTGCAACGCGCCGACCAGATCGCGCGGGCGGAAGGCGACACCTCGACCTATTGGTACGCCCCCATCGTTGCCGACGCGGAAGCGGGCTTCGGTGGCCCCCTCAACGCCTTCGAACTGATGAAGAGCATGATCGAGGCAGGCGCCGCCGGCGTCCATTTCGAGGATCAGCTCGCCTCGGAGAAGAAGTGCGGCCATCTTGGCGGCAAGGTGTTGGTGCCGACCCAGACCTTCATTCGCACGCTCAATGCGGCGCGCCTGGCGGCCGATGTCTGCGGCGTCGATACCATCATCTGCGCCCGCACCGACGCCCATTCGGCGACCTTGATCACCTCGGATATCGATGATTACGACCATCCCTTCATCGATCGCTCCAGCCGCACCGGCGAAGGCTTCTATCGCTTGAAGCAGGGCAACCACCATTCGGTGGAACATGCCATCGCCCGTGGCCTGGCCTATGCGCCCTATTCGGATCTGGTGTGGTGGGAAACCTCCGAGCCCGATCTCGGCGAAGCGCGCGAGTTCGCGCAGGAGATGCATCGCCAGCATCCGGGGCGGTTGCTCGCCTATAACTGCTCGCCGTCGTTCAACTGGCGCGCCAAGCTCGATGCCCACGCGATCGAACACTATCAGGAGAAGATCGCCGAATTGGGCTATCGCTTCCAGTTCGTGACCTTGGCCGGCTTCCACGCCCTCAACCTGTCGATGTTCGACCTGGCCAAGGGCTATGCCAAGCGCGGCATGGGCGCCTATTCGGAAATGCAGGAACGTGAGTTCGCCGCCCAGGCCAACGGCTTCACCGCCGTGCGCCACCAGCGCGAAGTGGGCACCGGCTATTTCGATGCGGTGGCGATGGCGATCTCCGGCGGCAAATCCTCGACGACCGCCATGGCGGGATCGACCGAGACCGACCAGTTCAAGCCCGCGACCGAAACCCGCGTCGCGGCGGAGTAA